A single genomic interval of Blastopirellula marina harbors:
- a CDS encoding sodium:solute symporter family protein, which translates to MSPALFLVVFLLYVLTMIGLSIWISRWQTSGEDFLLGNRSIPLLLVLGSTVATMVGTGSSIGAVGQGYSHGWRGAMFGVGGGLGMLLLAKLFAGVRSYNFMTMSEEISFYYGANRWIKGLVAISMLLASIGWLGAHILGGSYYLEYVGKIDPVVAKAILAFGFGTYVVIGGYVAVVWTDTIQAIVLFAGFILMALFAVYQIGGPAEVSNLENGSFEFLNGAQLLPSVSLAVAIMVGILGTPSYRQRIYSADSPVTVKKSFYLSGFLYLMFCFLPALIGICVNQLNPQLENHDHAFLYMANDLMPAAVGMVVLIAGLSATMSSASSDAIAAVAILFRDVYEMFMGKMPDNRQMVRNSRWGLVAIMIAAFAITLPAQDIIRYIKDMISFIMSGLVVCTLMGKYWQRATWQGGIAAILGGGICTVLFKFTPSLEAYWGGPIIPSLICASVAGFLVSLITPVNTVTDAEALTTLATERRKMEMHDEV; encoded by the coding sequence ATGAGCCCTGCCCTGTTTCTTGTTGTTTTCCTGCTTTATGTTCTGACTATGATTGGGCTGAGCATCTGGATTTCACGCTGGCAGACTTCAGGGGAAGACTTTTTACTGGGGAATCGTTCGATTCCCCTTTTGCTTGTTTTGGGGTCGACCGTTGCCACCATGGTCGGAACCGGATCAAGTATTGGGGCTGTGGGGCAAGGATATTCCCACGGCTGGCGCGGCGCTATGTTTGGCGTCGGCGGAGGACTGGGAATGTTGCTCTTAGCCAAGCTGTTTGCAGGCGTACGCAGCTACAACTTCATGACGATGTCCGAGGAGATTTCGTTCTATTACGGAGCCAATCGTTGGATCAAGGGACTGGTAGCCATATCGATGTTGTTGGCCTCGATTGGTTGGCTAGGAGCCCATATCCTGGGAGGTAGCTACTATCTTGAGTACGTGGGCAAGATTGATCCCGTGGTGGCCAAAGCCATTCTTGCGTTCGGCTTTGGAACGTATGTTGTCATCGGCGGGTATGTGGCGGTCGTCTGGACCGATACGATTCAGGCGATAGTCTTGTTTGCGGGCTTTATCCTCATGGCTTTGTTTGCCGTTTATCAAATAGGTGGGCCTGCGGAAGTCAGTAACCTAGAAAACGGCAGCTTCGAGTTTCTCAATGGCGCGCAGCTATTGCCATCCGTTTCGCTGGCCGTTGCCATTATGGTTGGTATCTTGGGAACTCCTTCCTATCGTCAGCGTATCTATTCAGCTGATAGTCCTGTCACGGTCAAGAAAAGCTTCTATCTGAGTGGTTTTCTTTACTTAATGTTTTGTTTCCTTCCGGCCCTGATCGGAATTTGCGTCAATCAACTGAACCCTCAACTGGAAAACCATGACCACGCGTTTCTGTATATGGCCAACGACCTAATGCCGGCAGCGGTTGGCATGGTGGTCCTCATCGCGGGCCTAAGTGCCACGATGTCCTCGGCGAGTTCCGACGCGATCGCCGCGGTGGCGATTCTCTTTCGCGATGTCTACGAAATGTTCATGGGCAAGATGCCGGATAATCGTCAAATGGTGCGAAATTCTCGGTGGGGTCTGGTCGCCATCATGATCGCTGCTTTCGCGATTACCTTGCCGGCCCAAGACATCATTCGATACATCAAAGACATGATCTCTTTTATCATGAGCGGCCTGGTCGTCTGTACGCTGATGGGAAAGTATTGGCAACGAGCCACATGGCAAGGTGGAATCGCGGCGATTCTCGGAGGAGGCATTTGCACCGTGCTCTTCAAATTCACCCCTTCCCTGGAAGCCTACTGGGGAGGTCCCATTATTCCTTCGTTGATCTGTGCCAGCGTCGCAGGCTTTCTGGTAAGTCTGATCACGCCTGTGAATACGGTGACCGATGCCGAAGCACTAACAACCCTTGCCACCGAGCGGCGCAAGATGGAAATGCATGACGAAGTGTGA
- a CDS encoding sodium:solute symporter yields MTWPDYVVLLGYFVVMIVIGIISSKSIKGQEDYFMGGRGFGKILQTFAAFGAGTGSSDPVNTGRTTFTSGLSGMWSVMYWLFVTPFYWITSVWYRRMRHLTLGDWFVERYESKALGAAYCAFGLLFFMVYGSMLFSAIGKVAAPLANINAIAIGETAIPIEYFLVPIIGVVVLAYGILGGLRAAYYTDLIQGICIILLSIMLIPFGLNALVEQYGDPSSDSMLAGFRILHEQLPKEHFELVGSSSMSEFPWYRVVAIVLINLMGIVVQPHFIATGGGSAKSEWDARVGLVVGNFLKRFCTVGWMLTALIALALFAGHPELAGDPDKTWGIASRELLSPGLTGLMVACLLAALMSSVDAYMIVGSGLVVRNVYAAYINENATENECVRAGRITGSVIVAGAVLISLLMMDVFEQLQLTWVLAVLFAAPFWIGMYWRRATTSAAWITVAYCAIVFFIAPNVLPFVPGVRTAAHYTITNDFVETTTTRAAAPSDIARRNLDIELWRDQLEQAQQQLATAKEDGDASRIARLEQQVTLLETTGPKLLSVGDQLTEVTRTGGQPIFWSGDVSPIDEKGNPIEGIQLIVVKEQQLDENSTQKVMRYPEDITLRASGNFKLDLLLFQLVGVELRSKSNAAIDTLGLLPKMAAPMLVMILFSLFTRRNSKEALDRYYAKMNTPVDPDPQRDHSNLQAAMEDPESIERHKIFPGSELEFYWPSKLDVVGFIICVAVCCGIIAIAAWVAGIGG; encoded by the coding sequence ATGACGTGGCCTGACTATGTGGTGTTGTTGGGGTACTTCGTCGTGATGATCGTAATTGGCATCATCTCGTCGAAAAGCATCAAAGGTCAAGAAGACTACTTCATGGGGGGGCGCGGCTTTGGCAAGATCCTGCAGACGTTCGCTGCATTTGGTGCCGGCACAGGCTCCAGCGACCCGGTCAACACAGGACGCACCACGTTTACCTCGGGCCTGAGTGGCATGTGGAGCGTGATGTACTGGCTGTTTGTGACTCCCTTCTATTGGATCACAAGCGTCTGGTATCGGCGAATGCGTCACCTGACGCTGGGTGATTGGTTCGTGGAGCGATATGAATCGAAAGCTTTGGGAGCAGCCTATTGTGCATTTGGACTTCTGTTCTTCATGGTTTACGGGTCGATGTTGTTTTCCGCCATCGGCAAGGTGGCAGCTCCACTAGCGAATATCAATGCCATTGCGATCGGCGAAACGGCGATTCCCATCGAGTACTTTCTGGTCCCAATCATCGGGGTCGTTGTGCTGGCTTACGGGATTTTGGGCGGTTTGCGGGCAGCTTATTATACGGATCTGATTCAGGGTATCTGCATCATCCTCCTCTCGATCATGCTGATCCCGTTTGGCCTGAATGCCTTGGTCGAGCAGTACGGCGATCCCAGTAGCGATAGCATGTTGGCTGGTTTTCGCATTCTGCACGAGCAACTCCCCAAAGAGCACTTCGAACTGGTCGGGTCTTCTTCGATGAGCGAGTTTCCCTGGTACCGAGTCGTTGCCATCGTGCTGATCAACTTGATGGGGATCGTCGTGCAGCCGCACTTTATCGCGACAGGGGGCGGATCAGCCAAGAGCGAATGGGATGCCCGCGTAGGGCTTGTCGTGGGCAATTTTCTCAAACGCTTTTGCACCGTGGGATGGATGCTTACCGCATTGATTGCGTTAGCACTCTTTGCGGGGCACCCTGAACTGGCAGGCGACCCCGACAAGACCTGGGGCATCGCTTCGCGAGAACTGCTTTCCCCTGGCCTAACCGGCTTGATGGTTGCCTGCCTTTTGGCAGCTTTGATGAGCAGTGTCGACGCTTACATGATCGTCGGTTCGGGGTTGGTTGTACGAAATGTGTATGCCGCCTATATCAACGAGAACGCTACGGAAAATGAATGTGTTCGCGCGGGCCGAATCACCGGTAGCGTCATCGTAGCGGGTGCCGTGCTGATCTCGTTGCTAATGATGGACGTATTCGAGCAACTGCAGTTGACGTGGGTGCTTGCGGTGCTGTTTGCCGCCCCATTCTGGATCGGCATGTACTGGCGTCGAGCGACAACTTCGGCTGCCTGGATCACTGTGGCTTACTGCGCTATTGTGTTCTTCATAGCCCCTAACGTGTTGCCGTTTGTACCGGGAGTACGTACGGCGGCCCACTACACCATCACCAATGACTTCGTAGAGACAACAACCACACGAGCAGCGGCACCATCTGATATCGCCCGCCGCAACCTAGATATCGAATTGTGGCGCGACCAACTGGAGCAAGCACAACAGCAGTTGGCGACGGCCAAGGAGGACGGGGATGCTTCAAGGATTGCCCGACTAGAACAGCAGGTCACTCTACTGGAGACAACGGGCCCCAAATTGCTATCCGTTGGCGATCAACTCACCGAGGTAACGCGAACAGGAGGGCAGCCCATTTTTTGGAGCGGTGACGTCTCGCCGATTGACGAGAAGGGTAATCCCATTGAAGGCATTCAGCTAATCGTAGTTAAGGAGCAACAACTGGATGAGAATTCGACGCAGAAGGTGATGCGTTACCCAGAGGACATCACGCTTCGCGCCTCCGGCAATTTCAAACTCGACCTACTGCTCTTTCAACTGGTTGGCGTCGAACTCCGGTCGAAGAGCAATGCCGCCATCGATACGTTGGGTTTACTGCCGAAGATGGCAGCGCCGATGCTAGTCATGATTCTGTTTAGCCTTTTCACCAGGCGGAACTCCAAGGAGGCGCTCGATCGCTACTATGCCAAAATGAATACGCCAGTCGATCCCGATCCTCAGCGAGACCACTCGAACCTCCAGGCGGCGATGGAAGACCCCGAGTCCATTGAACGTCACAAGATATTTCCCGGCAGCGAACTGGAATTCTACTGGCCGTCGAAATTAGACGTTGTAGGTTTCATTATCTGCGTCGCGGTTTGCTGTGGGATCATCGCGATTGCTGCATGGGTGGCTGGTATTGGCGGATAA